One window of the Burkholderia sp. FERM BP-3421 genome contains the following:
- a CDS encoding LysR family transcriptional regulator gives MRPHLPLNALRAFESSARHLSFTRAALELRVTQAAVSQQVRQLEERLGCTLFKRLPRGLGITDEGRALLPVLSDAFSRIETVLKQFDGGHFHEVLTIGVVGTFAIGWLMPRLRRFRQTHPFVELRLLTHNNLVDLAAEGLDFAIRFGEGTWHGTHGTFLLDAPLTALCAPEIAERLDTPAALERETLLRSYRADEWLNWFAAAELAPWPLNGPVFDSSRLMVEAAIQGAGVALAPPAMFVRELQAGVLMRPFEVEIRTGGYWLVWLRSRAMSPAMQLFHDWIVAEAEEGTRAVA, from the coding sequence ATGCGACCCCATCTTCCTCTGAATGCGCTTCGGGCGTTCGAATCGTCGGCGCGGCACCTGAGCTTCACGCGTGCGGCGCTGGAGCTGCGCGTGACCCAGGCGGCCGTCAGCCAGCAGGTGCGGCAGCTCGAGGAGCGGCTCGGCTGCACGCTGTTCAAGCGCCTGCCGCGCGGTCTCGGGATCACCGACGAGGGCCGCGCGCTGCTGCCCGTGCTCAGCGACGCGTTCAGCCGGATCGAGACGGTGCTCAAGCAGTTCGACGGCGGGCATTTCCACGAGGTGCTGACGATCGGCGTGGTCGGCACCTTTGCCATAGGTTGGCTGATGCCTCGCCTGCGTCGGTTTCGCCAGACGCATCCGTTCGTCGAGCTGCGGCTGCTGACCCACAACAATCTCGTCGACCTTGCCGCGGAAGGGCTCGATTTCGCGATCCGCTTCGGGGAGGGCACCTGGCACGGCACGCACGGCACCTTCCTGCTCGACGCGCCGCTCACGGCGCTGTGCGCGCCGGAGATCGCCGAACGGCTCGACACGCCGGCCGCGCTGGAGCGCGAGACGCTGCTGCGCTCGTATCGCGCGGACGAATGGCTGAACTGGTTCGCGGCGGCGGAGCTTGCGCCGTGGCCGCTCAACGGCCCCGTGTTCGATTCGTCGCGCCTGATGGTGGAGGCGGCGATCCAGGGCGCGGGCGTCGCGCTGGCGCCGCCCGCGATGTTCGTGCGCGAGTTGCAGGCGGGCGTGCTGATGCGGCCGTTCGAGGTCGAGATCCGCACGGGCGGCTACTGGCTCGTGTGGCTGCGTTCGCGCGCGATGTCGCCCGCGATGCAGCTGTTTCATGACTGGATCGTCGCCGAGGCGGAGGAAGGGACGCGGGCGGTGGCGTGA